Proteins encoded in a region of the Chlamydiota bacterium genome:
- a CDS encoding nucleotidyltransferase domain-containing protein, with amino-acid sequence MRTIFFSLYLTKSKIRADLLTLFFLNPDRSYYLRELVRRFGYSVGSLARELKAFSKEGLFERAERGKEVFYRLHHRHPLFTEIRGIVEKTVGIPKRLSDGLQSLKEIQEAYLYGSFVKGKMKVDSDIDLILVGDETQRLKSLLKQLEAKFDRSISSVLFSPEEFQSKKDVKGDFLYAVIRSPLIQIKPLKEKEWI; translated from the coding sequence ATGAGAACGATATTTTTTTCTTTATATCTTACAAAATCAAAGATCAGGGCAGATCTTTTGACATTGTTTTTTCTGAATCCAGATCGTTCTTATTATTTGCGTGAACTGGTGAGGCGGTTCGGATATTCCGTGGGGTCTCTTGCCCGTGAGCTTAAGGCTTTTTCGAAAGAGGGACTTTTTGAAAGAGCCGAGCGTGGAAAAGAGGTTTTTTATCGTCTTCATCATAGACATCCCTTGTTTACTGAAATCAGAGGAATTGTTGAGAAAACGGTGGGTATTCCAAAGCGCCTCTCGGATGGGCTTCAATCTTTGAAAGAAATTCAAGAAGCTTATCTCTACGGCTCTTTTGTCAAAGGCAAGATGAAGGTTGATTCAGATATTGATCTGATCTTAGTAGGTGATGAGACACAGCGCCTAAAAAGTTTGCTCAAACAACTTGAAGCTAAATTTGATCGTTCAATCAGTTCAGTCCTTTTTTCACCAGAGGAATTTCAATCTAAAAAAGATGTCAAAGGGGATTTTCTCTACGCAGTGATCAGATCCCCTCTGATCCAAATAAAGCCTCTTAAGGAGAAAGAATGGATCTGA